The following proteins are encoded in a genomic region of Diadema setosum chromosome 10, eeDiaSeto1, whole genome shotgun sequence:
- the LOC140234167 gene encoding uncharacterized protein, with protein MAAMACSNLPGQLALSYSQPLLKSPFYSDIYTVQEEIDTNSNHISQSIVKQKSASLHRGTVRFVQTPPTDLSIASDLSNSKDSGIGSGDDASPSPIEIRIHRDYDREEEEEVEEVVVDGAVEKEQDAANQEEDEEFVNFSRTAKNFTDVDVEKLSWKERTERMDNCISWLREEIAKMKKQDQSLMRQFMGLRSTIHQLKRSSTQNSLRATYLRKQQSCANFGSDQSARGNAPLVQSQSRSSLHPLAAASESMSSSGNLSSLKFKSSNNLNFGQSASRTNLGSFKVTNSLLHLEESNFDLDTYFADVEPESDSFFDDEDSEAFNDQLIPEAGGKLSALSEDPYMPQYRTRTVSLVTPHYLGRPTVAGYLARSRYMSFSSAKGRMESERAILE; from the exons atggctgccatggcatGTAGCAATCTTCCGGGGCAGCTGGCCCTGAGCTACTCACAACCTCTCCTCAAGTCGCCCTTCTATTCCGACATTTATACCGTCCAAGAGGAAATCGACACCAACTCTAATCACATATCACAAAGCATCGTCAAGCAAAAGTCTGCCTCCTTACACCGCGGCACGGTCCGGTTCGTGCAGACACCGCCAACCGATCTCAGCATCGCCAGCGATCTCTCGAACTCGAAGGACTCCGGCATCGGTTCGGGCGACGACGCCAGTCCCAGCCCGATAGAGATCAGGATACATCGAGACTATGATcgcgaggaggaggaggaggtcgAGGAGGTCGTGGTAGACGGCGCTGTTGAGAAAGAGCAAGATGCAGCGaatcaagaagaagatgaagaattCGTGAATTTCTCGAGGACTGCCAAGAATTTTACCGACGTCGACGTCGAAAAACTTTCTTGGAAGGAGAGGACTGAACGAATGGATAATTGTATCAGCTGGCTGAGAGAAGAAATA GCAAAGATGAAGAAACAAGACCAGTCTCTGATGAGGCAGTTCATGGGACTGCGTTCGACCATACATCAGTTGAAGCGGAGCAGCACCCAGAACAGCCTTCGCGCAACGTACCTGCGCAAACAGCAGTCATGCGCCAACTTCGGCAGTGACCAATCAGCGCGAGGCAACGCACCGCTCGTCCAATCACAGTCACGGAGCAGTCTCCACCCACTTGCAGCAGCGAGTGAGTCGATGTCGTCGAGCGGTAACCTGTCTTCTCTTAAATTCAAATCGAGCAACAATTTGAATTTTGGGCAGTCTGCCTCCCGCACGAACCTTGGAAGTTTCAAAGTCACGAACAGCTTACTCCACCTCGAGGAGTCGAACTTCGATTTGGACACGTATTTCGCCGACGTCGAGCCGGAGAGCGATTCATTTTTCGACGACGAAGATTCTGAAGCTTTCAACGATCAGCTGATACCTGAGGCAGGTGGTAAACTATCCGCCTTATCCGAGGACCCGTACATGCCCCAGTATCGTACGCGAACTGTGTCTCTAGTAACACCGCATTACCTCGGTCGGCCGACGGTGGCGGGCTACCTCGCAAGGTCGCGGTACATGTCGTTTTCCAGCGCCAAAGGTCGGATGGAAAGTGAACGAGCCATTTTGGAATAG